GACATATATCTGTACAGTTCGACAGCGACAGAACGATCATCATGTCGTCAATACCtgcataataattaatctgaaattatttcagattaattcagtATTGTTTGATGTTATTGGTGACAGCTGGAgcattcttaaataacaataatacatATCGAATCGAGTTgtaaaaagtaatgtaaaatttaaaactttttaactttaaacaataaatagaataagCAAGCAAACGTTACCTTTATTCCATAAATATTCGTATCATTATCAAAGTATAATTCGAATATCAATGCAGTCGCCTCGTTGGGAATGTGAGGCGACCATAGATCAAGATTCTTCAGAATCCCGACAATGTTTCTCATATCTCCGCTGTACAACATCATTTTTCGTTCCTTCGGTATATCACctattgcatattttatagaattaccAATAATCTCTCCTAAAAGAGTTCCACCATTCAACTGTCTTTGCAGAGAAGTTATCGAAAGTAGATCGTACTCCAACAAAGTGACGTTGTACATTGTACCATCGGGAAAGACGTCAGTTGCCCAATGGggcaatatattatttcgatCCGCCTAGTCATTTTTATGGTCACGTACAAAACTATTATACtgatagaatatatataatgataaattctaatttatgaaaatataaagcagTTTCTGGTGAACATCTTTTctcgaaatttttataaatttacaatttttcagaatttttaagttttaaaattttttagaatttctgTATACTTCTATAACTTTTCAGAAGATTTTTTAGATATGTTGAGAGAAACAGccttttcgaaattttttattgttaattttgcgGACTTACCAGTGTTTCTAATGTAGCATACAAGAGAGCTACATCCGATGGAGTGCTGATATTTCTTTCGGTATATTTAGAAAGATAATCGAACAAAGGTTGATACTGTGCTAGTAGCTTCCGCATTTCGGTTGTTTGTAATATCTGGTTcatttgtgaaataaaatttggacACAGAGAACCCAGCATCAGTGTGTCCTCTTTCATTCTTAGATATTCTGCAAGAATTTATCGATGCTGCTCATGGAAATATACTGTTTTACATTTAGATTAGACTTATTATATGTCATGtccagttttataaaaaaaaaatcttataaaatataatttatatgagaataatacaaaattgtataataaaaaattatttaaataattttttacaaattacatgtatatcccagatttattttggaaaattgtCGTATGGAgataaaaaagagatatttcTATTCATTTACCAACCATTTGGTATTGGTAGCCACTTGAGGCTTTCAATCCATATTTGATTTGCCGCAGGAGGCCATAACCCGGAATTAACAAGTTGGGCCGATAAGATCGACAAAGTATGTTCCGTCGTACGTGTCTTTATAATGTCGGGCGTATATGTGTCGCCCA
This genomic window from Monomorium pharaonis isolate MP-MQ-018 chromosome 8, ASM1337386v2, whole genome shotgun sequence contains:
- the LOC105840403 gene encoding venom acid phosphatase Acph-1 isoform X2, producing MAKIHFVCIMLALCTCILSSTAVPNLKLVHVLFAHKLYAPWETDVEFNETSIPETLSYESFISAAINMPVDAELNMYNLGVYLRNVYDKFLGDTYTPDIIKTRTTEHTLSILSAQLVNSGLWPPAANQIWIESLKWLPIPNEYLRMKEDTLMLGSLCPNFISQMNQILQTTEMRKLLAQYQPLFDYLSKYTERNISTPSDVALLYATLETLADRNNILPHWATDVFPDGTMYNVTLLEYDLLSITSLQRQLNGGTLLGEIIGNSIKYAIGDIPKERKMMLYSGDMRNIVGILKNLDLWSPHIPNEATALIFELYFDNDTNIYGIKNAPAVTNNIKQY
- the LOC105840403 gene encoding venom acid phosphatase Acph-1 isoform X1, whose protein sequence is MAKIHFVCIMLALCTCILSSTAVPNLKLVHVLFAHKLYAPWETDVEFNETSIPETLSYESFISAAINMPVDAELNMYNLGVYLRNVYDKFLGDTYTPDIIKTRTTEHTLSILSAQLVNSGLWPPAANQIWIESLKWLPIPNEYLRMKEDTLMLGSLCPNFISQMNQILQTTEMRKLLAQYQPLFDYLSKYTERNISTPSDVALLYATLETLADRNNILPHWATDVFPDGTMYNVTLLEYDLLSITSLQRQLNGGTLLGEIIGNSIKYAIGDIPKERKMMLYSGDMRNIVGILKNLDLWSPHIPNEATALIFELYFDNDTNIYGIKINYYAGIDDMMIVLSLSNCTDICPLQTLINAAIDLIPQDSRSLCGWSTENLMKDLSEDKDFNSSSESVSNRNKTLTFILILFSVAVNIFKVT